Proteins encoded by one window of Paroedura picta isolate Pp20150507F chromosome 9, Ppicta_v3.0, whole genome shotgun sequence:
- the LOC143844224 gene encoding uncharacterized protein LOC143844224 isoform X2 gives MGNGKSRVVQGAEDKKGPRGGGSAVECGACEITIPRSERLRMVRLCSASFVSTVASQEELVVWHLFLDLILAIVSRVVAKHYLCCLFLLLKNKFKKYILCCLMMAIDLLL, from the exons ATGGGAAATGGCAAGAGCCGTGTTGTCCAAGGGGCCGAGGATAAAAAGGGCCCTAGAGGCGGCGGCAGTGCTGTGGAGTGTGGAGCATGTGAAATAACCATCCCACGCAGCGAGCGGCTTCGAATGGTTCGTCTGTGCAGCGCCTCCTTTGTCTCCACAGTCGCCTCTCAAGAG GAGCTAGTGGTGTGGCATCTATTTCTTGACCTGATCCTGGCCATCGTTTCCAGAGTGGTAGCAAAGCACTACTTATG ttgtctgtttcttcttttaaaaaataaatttaaaaaatatattctctGCTGCTTGATGATGGCCATTGATTTGTTGCTGTGA
- the LOC143844224 gene encoding uncharacterized protein LOC143844224 isoform X1 — translation MGNGKSRVVQGAEDKKGPRGGGSAVECGACEITIPRSERLRMVRLCSASFVSTVASQEELVVWHLFLDLILAIVSRVVAKHYLWQPFPFHWSKTAEGTVRNLLPTFPPLCHSWIETVEEELHQPVQQSWPIYARVSHSVTAASSNDLHV, via the exons ATGGGAAATGGCAAGAGCCGTGTTGTCCAAGGGGCCGAGGATAAAAAGGGCCCTAGAGGCGGCGGCAGTGCTGTGGAGTGTGGAGCATGTGAAATAACCATCCCACGCAGCGAGCGGCTTCGAATGGTTCGTCTGTGCAGCGCCTCCTTTGTCTCCACAGTCGCCTCTCAAGAG GAGCTAGTGGTGTGGCATCTATTTCTTGACCTGATCCTGGCCATCGTTTCCAGAGTGGTAGCAAAGCACTACTTATG GCAGCCTTTCCCTTTCCATTGGTCAAAAACAGCAGAGGGAACAGTAAGAAACCTGTTACCAACTTTCCCTCCACTCTGCCATTCTTGGATTGAAACCGTGGAAGAAGAATTACACCAGCCAGTGCAGCAGAGCTGGCCCATATATGCAAGAGTGTCTCACTCTGTAACTGCAGCATCAAGTAATGACTTGCATGTATGA